Proteins encoded by one window of Actinocorallia herbida:
- the eno gene encoding phosphopyruvate hydratase, producing MSAIEAVHAREILDSRGNPTVEVEILLEDGTQAQAAVPSGASTGQFEAVELRDGGDRYNGKGVQQAVAAVNDTIGKEIVGYDADDQRIIDQVMIDLDGTPNKAKLGANAILGVSLAVAKAAADSADLPLFRYVGGPNAHVLPVPMMNILNGGAHADTNVDIQEFMIAPLGAATFSEGLRWGVEVYHALKSVLKAKGLNTGLGDEGGFAPDLPSNREALDLILVAIEKAGLTAGRDVALALDVAATEFHANGAYTFEASARSAEEMAQYYASLVADYPLVSIEDPLDENDWDGWKALTDAIGSKVQLVGDDLFVTNPERLARGVKTSTANSLLVKVNQIGTLTETLDAVTLAQTNGFKCMMSHRSGETEDTTIADLAVATNCGQIKTGAPARSDRVAKYNQLLRIEELLDDAARYAGAAAFPRFGWEG from the coding sequence GTGTCCGCGATCGAGGCCGTACACGCCCGGGAGATCCTCGACTCCCGCGGCAACCCCACAGTTGAGGTCGAGATCCTCCTGGAAGACGGCACGCAGGCGCAGGCCGCGGTGCCGTCCGGCGCCTCCACGGGCCAGTTCGAGGCGGTCGAGCTGCGCGACGGCGGCGACCGCTACAACGGCAAGGGCGTCCAGCAGGCCGTCGCCGCCGTGAACGACACGATCGGCAAGGAGATCGTCGGCTACGACGCCGACGACCAGCGGATCATCGACCAGGTCATGATCGACCTGGACGGCACCCCGAACAAGGCCAAGCTCGGCGCGAACGCCATCCTCGGCGTCAGCCTCGCCGTCGCCAAGGCCGCCGCGGACTCCGCCGACCTCCCGCTGTTCCGCTACGTCGGCGGGCCGAACGCGCACGTGCTGCCGGTGCCGATGATGAACATCCTCAACGGCGGCGCGCACGCCGACACCAACGTCGACATCCAGGAGTTCATGATCGCGCCGCTCGGCGCGGCCACCTTCTCCGAGGGCCTGCGCTGGGGCGTCGAGGTCTACCACGCGCTCAAGTCCGTGCTGAAGGCCAAGGGCCTGAACACCGGCCTCGGCGACGAGGGCGGCTTCGCCCCCGACCTGCCCTCCAACCGCGAGGCGCTCGACCTCATCCTCGTCGCGATCGAGAAGGCCGGCCTGACCGCCGGCCGCGACGTCGCCCTCGCCCTGGACGTCGCCGCCACCGAGTTCCACGCGAACGGCGCCTACACCTTCGAGGCCTCGGCCCGGTCCGCCGAAGAGATGGCGCAGTACTACGCCTCCCTCGTCGCCGACTACCCGCTGGTCTCCATCGAGGACCCGCTGGACGAGAACGACTGGGACGGCTGGAAGGCTCTCACCGACGCGATCGGGAGCAAGGTCCAGCTCGTCGGCGACGACCTGTTCGTCACCAACCCCGAGCGCCTCGCCCGCGGCGTCAAGACCTCGACCGCCAACTCGCTGCTGGTCAAGGTCAACCAGATCGGCACGCTCACCGAGACCCTGGACGCGGTCACCCTCGCCCAGACCAACGGCTTCAAGTGCATGATGAGCCACCGGTCCGGCGAGACCGAGGACACCACGATCGCCGACCTCGCCGTCGCCACCAACTGCGGCCAGATCAAGACCGGCGCCCCCGCCCGCAGCGACCGGGTCGCCAAGTACAACCAGCTCCTGCGCATCGAGGAACTGCTCGACGACGCGGCCCGCTACGCCGGCGCCGCGGCCTTCCCCCGGTTCGGCTGGGAGGGCTAG
- a CDS encoding FtsB family cell division protein, with protein sequence MLCAIALSLAYPVREYIAQRTQISQLQKREAAARQEVEDLTAQKGRLGDPDYIKGEARRRLHYCDPGEQCFVVLDGEGGASQYGGGAQEQRKAPPWYETLWGSVEAADEQP encoded by the coding sequence GTGCTCTGCGCGATCGCGCTGAGCCTCGCCTATCCCGTCCGGGAGTACATCGCCCAGCGCACCCAGATCTCCCAGCTGCAGAAGCGGGAGGCCGCCGCGCGGCAGGAGGTCGAGGACCTCACCGCCCAGAAGGGGCGGCTGGGCGACCCCGACTACATCAAGGGCGAGGCGCGCAGGCGGCTGCACTACTGCGACCCCGGTGAGCAGTGCTTCGTCGTCCTGGACGGGGAGGGCGGCGCGTCGCAGTACGGTGGGGGCGCGCAGGAGCAGCGCAAGGCGCCGCCCTGGTACGAGACGCTCTGGGGGTCCGTCGAGGCCGCCGACGAGCAGCCGTAG
- a CDS encoding DUF501 domain-containing protein, with protein sequence MEERDVAAVQAQLGREIRGAAEVAHRCPCGLPDVIETAPYLEDGSPFPTLYYLTCPKAASAIGTLEERGEMRRMQERLAEDPELAARYLAAHEDYKARRDKAAEAAGMPLLPEGMQTAGGMPERVKCLHALVGHELAAPGTNPFGREALDELPEWWRSGPCVDVMMDGELP encoded by the coding sequence GTGGAAGAGCGTGACGTCGCCGCCGTCCAGGCGCAGCTCGGCCGGGAGATCCGCGGCGCGGCGGAGGTCGCGCACCGCTGCCCGTGCGGACTGCCGGACGTGATCGAGACCGCGCCCTACCTGGAGGACGGGTCGCCGTTCCCCACCCTGTACTACCTCACCTGCCCCAAGGCCGCCTCGGCCATCGGCACGCTGGAGGAGCGCGGCGAGATGCGCCGGATGCAGGAGCGGCTCGCCGAGGACCCCGAGCTGGCCGCCCGCTACCTGGCCGCCCACGAGGACTACAAGGCGCGCCGCGACAAGGCCGCGGAAGCCGCCGGGATGCCTCTGCTGCCCGAGGGCATGCAGACCGCGGGCGGCATGCCCGAGCGCGTCAAGTGCCTGCACGCCCTCGTCGGGCATGAGCTCGCGGCGCCCGGCACCAACCCGTTCGGTCGCGAGGCCCTCGACGAACTCCCGGAATGGTGGCGCTCGGGCCCGTGCGTCGATGTCATGATGGACGGAGAACTGCCCTAA
- a CDS encoding Ppx/GppA phosphatase family protein: protein MTRVAAIDCGTNSVRLLVADVDTELKDIEREMRIVRLGQGVDQTGELAPEALERTFKEMRGYAALIERHGAEKVRVVATSATRDARNRADFVAGVVEIFGVEPEVVSGEEEAALSFTGATRDLAVLRPLRPYLVVDIGGGSTEFVVGAGDVQAAKSVNIGCVRMTERHFKGANPPSPQQIAGAVADIDAQLAAVRAEVPVGEARTLVGLAGSVTTVSAINLGLDAYDSDRIHLSRITAAQVHDITRRLLKMTHDERAAMGVMHPGRVDVIGAGSLILDRIMREYGFGSVVVSEHDILDGIAWSLA, encoded by the coding sequence ATGACGCGGGTTGCCGCGATCGACTGCGGGACCAACTCGGTCCGGCTCCTCGTCGCCGACGTCGACACCGAGCTCAAGGACATCGAGCGCGAGATGCGCATCGTGCGCCTCGGCCAGGGGGTCGACCAGACCGGAGAGCTGGCGCCCGAGGCGCTGGAGCGCACCTTCAAGGAGATGCGCGGCTACGCGGCGCTGATCGAGCGGCACGGGGCGGAGAAGGTCAGGGTGGTGGCGACCAGCGCCACCCGCGACGCCCGCAACCGGGCCGATTTCGTCGCCGGAGTCGTGGAGATCTTCGGGGTCGAGCCCGAGGTCGTCTCCGGCGAGGAGGAGGCCGCGCTGTCCTTCACCGGCGCCACCCGCGACCTCGCCGTGCTCCGCCCGCTCCGCCCCTACCTCGTGGTCGACATCGGCGGCGGCTCCACCGAGTTCGTCGTCGGCGCGGGCGACGTGCAGGCCGCCAAGTCGGTGAACATCGGCTGCGTCCGGATGACCGAGCGGCACTTCAAGGGCGCCAACCCGCCCTCGCCCCAGCAGATCGCGGGCGCCGTCGCCGACATCGACGCGCAGCTCGCGGCGGTCCGCGCGGAGGTCCCGGTAGGCGAGGCGCGCACCCTGGTGGGGCTCGCGGGCTCGGTCACCACGGTCTCGGCGATCAACCTCGGCCTCGACGCGTACGACTCGGACCGCATCCACCTGTCCCGGATCACCGCGGCGCAGGTCCACGACATCACCCGCCGCCTGCTGAAGATGACGCACGACGAGCGGGCCGCGATGGGCGTCATGCACCCGGGCAGGGTCGACGTGATCGGCGCCGGCTCCCTGATCCTGGACCGCATCATGCGCGAGTACGGGTTCGGCTCGGTCGTCGTCAGCGAGCACGACATCCTCGACGGCATCGCCTGGAGCCTCGCCTGA
- a CDS encoding uracil-DNA glycosylase: MRLAAGAGDHAELAARQSVCRACPRLVDWRESVAVERRRAFRDERYWGRPVPSWGAEDAPILLVGLAPAAHGGNRTGRIFTGDRSGDWLFASLHRCGLAAKDTSTHAGDGQRLLHTRVVATVLCAPPDNKPLPVERDACRPWLVRELELTRPKVIVVLGGFAWQALWPSLAAAGLPVPRPRPRFGHGVEAAVGDAVVLGCYHPSQQNTFTGRVTEEMLDTVFRRARALAGR, encoded by the coding sequence GTGCGGCTCGCCGCGGGCGCAGGGGACCACGCGGAGCTGGCCGCACGGCAGTCGGTGTGCCGGGCCTGCCCCCGGCTGGTGGACTGGCGGGAGTCGGTGGCGGTCGAGCGGCGAAGGGCGTTCCGCGACGAGCGGTACTGGGGCCGGCCGGTGCCCTCCTGGGGCGCCGAGGACGCGCCGATCCTGCTGGTCGGGCTCGCCCCCGCCGCGCACGGCGGCAACCGGACCGGCCGGATCTTCACGGGCGACCGCTCCGGCGACTGGCTGTTCGCCTCGCTGCACCGGTGCGGCCTCGCCGCCAAGGACACCAGCACGCACGCGGGCGACGGCCAGCGGCTGCTGCACACCCGGGTCGTCGCGACGGTGCTGTGCGCGCCCCCGGACAACAAGCCGCTTCCGGTCGAGCGCGACGCCTGCCGTCCGTGGCTGGTGCGGGAGCTGGAGCTGACGCGGCCGAAGGTGATCGTGGTGCTCGGCGGGTTCGCGTGGCAGGCGCTGTGGCCTTCGCTGGCCGCCGCGGGCCTGCCCGTGCCGCGTCCCCGACCCCGTTTCGGACACGGAGTGGAGGCGGCGGTGGGCGACGCCGTCGTCCTCGGCTGCTACCACCCGTCGCAGCAGAACACGTTCACCGGGCGGGTCACCGAGGAGATGCTGGACACCGTCTTCCGCCGCGCGAGGGCGCTGGCCGGGCGGTGA
- a CDS encoding class I SAM-dependent methyltransferase, with product MADGVAGRLEPLLVRLLGPEPPVRVRAWDGSETGPKDAPAFVLRDRRALRRLLWKPGEVGLVRAFVAGELDIEGDVCAALGALQRVLRRGDEPIALSAEDKREIVRTAVMLGAVGPEPKAPPEEDGAGLMAETSAGLYARMTGEGRGTGVGRWADALTLEEAQDADARDVAARLAPRLGESVLEVNAGFAAFSRLLAAQCPGADVTAVTPFPEQAPPGVFLEPELPGGAFDDRSYDAVVSLAGTTPVHRDLDRLVGVLRPGGRLLVRQTVHRPDALPRPFTSDYVYGKGGDTPTLGEFISLMDAVGLEVRGVRALRDEYALTLRAWAGHLAAPAPGDGIARVWSLHLATTALACENGRIGVYEVEAVLR from the coding sequence ATGGCGGACGGGGTCGCGGGACGGCTGGAGCCCTTGCTGGTCCGGCTGCTGGGCCCGGAGCCGCCGGTCCGGGTCCGCGCCTGGGACGGCAGCGAGACCGGCCCGAAGGACGCGCCCGCGTTCGTCCTCCGGGACCGCAGGGCGCTGCGGCGGTTGCTGTGGAAGCCGGGCGAGGTCGGCCTCGTGCGCGCGTTCGTCGCCGGGGAGCTCGACATCGAGGGCGACGTCTGCGCCGCGCTCGGCGCGCTCCAGCGGGTGCTGCGCCGCGGCGACGAGCCGATCGCGCTGAGCGCCGAGGACAAGCGGGAGATCGTGCGGACCGCGGTGATGCTCGGCGCGGTGGGCCCGGAGCCGAAGGCTCCCCCGGAGGAGGACGGCGCGGGCCTGATGGCCGAGACGTCCGCCGGGCTGTACGCCCGGATGACGGGAGAGGGCCGCGGCACGGGCGTCGGCAGATGGGCGGACGCCCTGACCCTCGAAGAGGCGCAGGACGCCGACGCCCGGGACGTCGCGGCCCGGCTCGCCCCCCGCCTCGGCGAGTCGGTCCTCGAGGTGAACGCCGGATTCGCCGCGTTCTCCCGGCTGCTCGCCGCCCAGTGCCCCGGGGCCGACGTGACGGCCGTCACCCCGTTTCCCGAGCAGGCGCCCCCCGGCGTCTTCCTGGAGCCCGAGCTTCCGGGCGGCGCCTTCGACGACCGCAGCTACGACGCCGTCGTCTCGCTGGCCGGGACCACCCCCGTGCACCGCGATCTCGACCGTCTCGTCGGGGTGCTGCGGCCGGGCGGCAGGCTCCTGGTCCGGCAGACCGTCCACCGGCCGGACGCCCTGCCCCGGCCCTTCACCAGCGACTACGTCTACGGTAAAGGTGGAGACACCCCCACCCTCGGCGAGTTCATCAGCCTCATGGACGCCGTCGGCCTCGAGGTGCGCGGAGTGCGCGCCCTGCGCGATGAGTACGCGCTGACCCTGCGTGCTTGGGCGGGCCATCTCGCCGCCCCCGCGCCCGGCGACGGGATCGCGCGGGTCTGGTCGCTGCACCTCGCCACTACCGCGCTCGCGTGCGAGAACGGCAGAATCGGCGTGTACGAGGTCGAAGCGGTGCTCCGTTGA
- a CDS encoding Bax inhibitor-1/YccA family protein: MESRNPVFRKVGEQARMGHTPTPAELQGMYDQPAYAPPAERAMTIDDVVVKGFASLGVLAVTGTVAWVLNLNMGIALVAVLAAFGIGLYLSFSGKSSAALTLTYSALYGIAVGAISHLYNDLYNGIVFQAILGTALAFGAVLTVYALRIIRVTPKFTRFVVAAGFGLVALMLVNLVVGLFNDTGIGIREYGFLGIAFSVVAILVGCFFLMLDFDMIERGVQQQLPAKYAWACAFALTSTLVWIYLEILRLLAILQGND; this comes from the coding sequence ATGGAGAGCAGGAACCCCGTGTTCCGCAAGGTCGGGGAGCAGGCGCGGATGGGGCATACCCCCACTCCCGCCGAGCTTCAGGGCATGTACGACCAGCCGGCCTACGCGCCCCCCGCCGAGCGCGCGATGACGATCGACGATGTCGTCGTCAAGGGGTTCGCGAGCCTCGGTGTGCTGGCCGTCACCGGCACCGTCGCCTGGGTGCTCAACCTCAACATGGGCATCGCTCTCGTGGCGGTCCTCGCCGCGTTCGGCATCGGCCTGTACCTGAGCTTCAGCGGCAAGTCCAGCGCCGCCCTGACGCTCACCTACTCGGCGCTTTACGGCATCGCGGTCGGCGCGATCAGCCACCTGTACAACGACCTGTACAACGGCATCGTCTTCCAGGCGATCCTCGGCACCGCACTCGCGTTCGGCGCGGTCCTCACCGTCTACGCGCTGCGGATCATCCGGGTGACGCCGAAGTTCACCCGCTTCGTGGTCGCCGCGGGCTTCGGCCTCGTCGCGCTGATGCTGGTCAACCTGGTCGTCGGCCTGTTCAACGACACCGGCATCGGCATCCGCGAGTACGGTTTCCTCGGCATCGCGTTCAGCGTCGTGGCGATCCTGGTCGGCTGCTTCTTCCTGATGCTCGACTTCGACATGATCGAGCGCGGCGTCCAGCAGCAGCTGCCCGCGAAGTACGCCTGGGCCTGCGCCTTCGCGCTGACCAGCACGCTCGTCTGGATCTACCTGGAGATCCTGCGCCTCCTGGCGATCCTCCAGGGCAACGACTGA
- a CDS encoding acetyl-CoA C-acetyltransferase → MPEAVIVATARSPIGRAFKGSLKDLRADDLAASMVKAALDKVPQLDPNTIDDLLLGCGLPGGRQGYNMGRVVAVLLGLDAVPGATVTRYCSSSLQTTRMALHAIRAGEADVIVSAGVEHVSGFAFGSSDGPKGTTNPLFGDAEARTAVLAEGGKDWTDPRADGALPDVYIAMGQTAENVARLKGVSRQRQDEFGVRSQNLTEKGIANGFWATDITPVTLPDGTVAATDDGPRAGTTYEAVSQLKPVFRPDGTVTAGNCCPLNDGAAALVIMSDTRAAELGITPLARVVSTGVSGLSPEIMGLGPIEASKKALALAGLTIDDIDLVEINEAFAAQVLPSADELGVDYDRLNVNGGAIAIGHPFGMTGARITSTLINSLKFHDKQFGLETMCVGGGQGMAMVLERLS, encoded by the coding sequence ATGCCCGAGGCTGTCATCGTCGCCACCGCTCGATCCCCGATCGGCCGCGCGTTCAAAGGCTCTTTGAAGGACCTGCGCGCGGACGACCTGGCCGCGTCCATGGTCAAGGCCGCGCTGGACAAGGTCCCCCAGCTCGACCCGAACACCATCGACGACCTCCTGCTCGGCTGCGGCCTGCCCGGTGGCCGACAGGGCTACAACATGGGCCGGGTCGTCGCCGTGCTGCTCGGCCTCGACGCCGTGCCCGGCGCGACCGTCACCCGGTACTGCTCGTCATCGCTCCAGACGACCCGGATGGCGTTGCACGCGATCCGGGCCGGGGAGGCCGACGTCATCGTCTCCGCGGGCGTCGAGCACGTCTCGGGGTTCGCGTTCGGCTCGTCCGACGGTCCGAAGGGCACCACCAACCCGCTCTTCGGCGACGCCGAGGCGCGCACCGCGGTGCTGGCCGAGGGCGGCAAGGACTGGACCGACCCGCGCGCGGACGGCGCCCTGCCCGACGTGTACATCGCGATGGGCCAGACCGCAGAGAACGTCGCCCGGCTCAAGGGCGTGTCCCGGCAGCGGCAGGACGAGTTCGGCGTCCGCTCGCAGAACCTGACCGAGAAGGGCATCGCGAACGGCTTCTGGGCGACCGACATCACCCCCGTCACGCTGCCCGACGGCACCGTCGCGGCCACCGACGACGGACCGCGCGCGGGCACCACCTACGAGGCGGTCTCGCAGCTCAAGCCGGTGTTCCGTCCCGATGGCACGGTCACCGCGGGCAACTGCTGCCCGCTGAACGACGGGGCCGCGGCCCTGGTCATCATGAGCGACACCAGGGCGGCCGAGCTCGGCATCACCCCGCTGGCCCGGGTCGTCAGCACCGGCGTCAGCGGGCTGTCGCCGGAGATCATGGGCCTCGGCCCGATCGAGGCCAGCAAGAAGGCCCTCGCCCTCGCGGGCCTGACGATCGACGACATCGACCTGGTCGAGATCAACGAGGCGTTCGCGGCGCAGGTCCTGCCGTCGGCCGACGAGCTCGGCGTCGACTACGACAGGCTCAACGTCAACGGCGGCGCCATCGCCATCGGCCACCCCTTCGGCATGACCGGCGCCCGCATCACCAGCACCCTCATCAACAGCCTCAAGTTCCACGACAAGCAGTTCGGTCTTGAGACGATGTGCGTCGGCGGCGGCCAGGGCATGGCCATGGTCCTGGAGCGCCTCAGCTAG